A part of Leptospira neocaledonica genomic DNA contains:
- a CDS encoding YdcF family protein, translating into MDTIFFAASKLAGAFLFPLPASLLLLVFFAFRLPKFKQKVWVLVPTFIIWVASTDSFSQWLVRGLEEKHPPVRLETLENSDAILVLGGAVDNLALYEQQVQLTSAAERMTDAVLLFQKRKAPRIVFTGGSGNLFFQTRKESDFALQFFQSLGIPGKAVFLENESRNTKENAEKTAELFRKNKWKSAILITSAFHMERSLLVFANTGIKIHPWPTDYRSRVKILTIDDFIPSSQSLENTSIAWKERIGLFVYGFRESISTFLPLRIRYPWSKDWN; encoded by the coding sequence ATGGATACGATCTTTTTTGCGGCCTCCAAACTTGCGGGGGCCTTCTTATTTCCCTTACCTGCGTCCCTACTTCTGTTGGTATTTTTCGCGTTTAGGCTTCCGAAATTCAAACAGAAGGTTTGGGTTTTAGTTCCTACATTCATTATCTGGGTGGCTTCCACAGATAGTTTTTCCCAATGGTTGGTCAGAGGCCTGGAAGAAAAACATCCCCCCGTTCGTTTAGAAACTTTGGAGAACTCGGATGCAATTTTAGTTTTAGGCGGAGCTGTCGATAATCTCGCCTTATACGAACAACAGGTGCAGTTGACTTCCGCCGCGGAACGGATGACCGACGCTGTATTATTATTCCAAAAAAGGAAAGCTCCTCGTATCGTTTTCACCGGAGGTTCCGGGAATTTATTTTTTCAAACTCGGAAAGAATCCGACTTCGCTCTCCAATTTTTCCAATCCTTAGGCATTCCGGGAAAGGCTGTTTTTTTGGAGAATGAAAGTAGAAACACCAAGGAGAATGCGGAGAAAACGGCAGAACTTTTTCGTAAAAACAAATGGAAGTCCGCAATCCTGATCACTTCTGCATTTCATATGGAAAGATCCTTGCTGGTATTTGCAAACACCGGTATCAAGATCCATCCTTGGCCAACTGACTATAGGTCCAGGGTCAAAATATTGACCATAGACGATTTTATACCTTCTTCCCAAAGTTTGGAGAACACAAGTATTGCTTGGAAAGAGAGGATCGGGCTATTCGTTTACGGGTTTAGAGAGAGTATTTCCACTTTTCTTCCCCTCCGTATCCGATATCCTTGGTCTAAGGACTGGAATTAA
- a CDS encoding helix-turn-helix domain-containing protein encodes MEDSQIGTLFYFGARVFLAQKGLTTDPHSHYAVSILISLTSKFKVIEESGNVLEFQAVVLAPNTYHTLSAENSDMIVLQIDPYGIDYASVAARFGRKGISEIPFENLEPVLSRCKNLFHEKVNCQTAKELFEDILACVGTEKPSRVSLDPRVLSATLRMKSALPGSISVPELAKEAGFSETRFMHVFKLQMGLPVRQYQLWLRLHEAAKLLKEGGNLTEASHAAGFADQAHLSRTFKRMFGVQPSKFLGANTNVVVHFCV; translated from the coding sequence ATGGAAGACTCTCAGATCGGAACCTTATTTTATTTCGGAGCCAGAGTATTCCTGGCCCAGAAAGGACTGACCACAGATCCTCACTCTCACTATGCAGTTTCCATTCTAATCTCTTTAACTTCTAAGTTCAAAGTGATCGAGGAATCGGGTAACGTTTTAGAGTTCCAAGCAGTTGTATTGGCTCCCAATACGTATCATACTCTTTCCGCGGAAAATTCGGATATGATCGTTTTACAAATTGATCCTTATGGTATCGACTATGCTTCCGTTGCTGCCAGGTTCGGAAGAAAGGGAATTTCCGAGATCCCTTTTGAAAATCTAGAGCCTGTTCTTTCCAGATGTAAAAATCTATTTCATGAAAAGGTAAATTGCCAAACTGCTAAAGAACTTTTCGAAGATATTCTTGCCTGTGTAGGAACCGAAAAACCTTCCAGAGTTTCTTTGGATCCAAGAGTTTTATCCGCTACTCTTAGAATGAAATCCGCGCTTCCCGGTTCTATCTCCGTTCCGGAGCTCGCAAAAGAAGCGGGATTTTCAGAAACTAGATTTATGCATGTTTTCAAATTGCAGATGGGTTTACCTGTAAGACAATACCAACTTTGGTTGAGATTACATGAAGCGGCAAAACTTTTGAAAGAAGGCGGGAATCTTACCGAAGCTTCCCATGCAGCAGGTTTTGCGGACCAAGCACATTTGAGTCGGACTTTTAAAAGAATGTTCGGTGTGCAACCTTCTAAATTTTTAGGCGCCAACACGAATGTTGTAGTTCATTTTTGTGTTTAA
- a CDS encoding DUF962 domain-containing protein, translating to MKFAKEMAFYSAYHQEKRNVWIHVLGVPTITFTLFLVLNRLELINVFGYTVTAATVFGIVVLAYYFTLDFIFAAATTVVFGSLMFLAQYITLSLTATTAWSIFAVAQLVGWGAQFYGHFIFEKSRPALFDNLFQAVVSAPIFVIADVFFELGLRKDVQEAVRKELAAQGKLKDFSTAH from the coding sequence ATGAAATTCGCTAAGGAAATGGCCTTCTATTCAGCGTACCACCAAGAAAAAAGAAACGTGTGGATCCACGTGTTAGGAGTTCCTACCATCACCTTCACCTTATTTTTGGTGCTTAATAGATTAGAGTTAATTAATGTTTTTGGTTATACAGTAACCGCTGCTACAGTATTCGGGATCGTAGTGCTTGCTTACTACTTTACTTTAGATTTCATTTTCGCTGCAGCAACCACTGTAGTTTTCGGCTCCCTGATGTTTTTAGCTCAATACATTACACTATCGTTAACCGCTACCACTGCATGGAGCATCTTCGCAGTTGCTCAATTAGTAGGTTGGGGAGCTCAATTCTACGGACATTTTATTTTTGAAAAAAGCCGTCCCGCATTGTTCGATAACCTATTCCAAGCTGTAGTATCTGCTCCAATCTTCGTAATTGCAGATGTGTTCTTCGAATTAGGACTTAGAAAAGATGTGCAAGAGGCAGTTCGTAAGGAATTGGCTGCACAAGGCAAACTCAAAGACTTCAGCACTGCTCATTAA
- a CDS encoding cytochrome c maturation protein CcmE, whose translation MNVKFTVLASIIAISLGTIAFFSSKETSYTLLDASDLAANPTKYEPDDLLRVRGFVKLGSVVREGKTAKFVLQLNEKEVPVFFTGATLLPDAFKEGTRARVDGVWKNGVIVADKVEAKCASKYEAGYKGEGEDKEY comes from the coding sequence ATGAACGTGAAATTTACCGTGCTTGCGAGTATTATCGCAATTTCCTTAGGAACAATCGCATTCTTCTCTTCTAAAGAAACTTCTTATACTCTATTGGATGCATCCGATTTAGCGGCAAATCCTACTAAATACGAACCGGACGATCTTTTAAGAGTAAGAGGATTCGTAAAATTAGGTTCGGTAGTCAGAGAAGGAAAAACTGCCAAGTTTGTTCTCCAACTAAACGAAAAAGAAGTGCCTGTTTTTTTTACAGGAGCTACATTATTACCGGACGCATTTAAAGAAGGCACAAGAGCCAGAGTGGACGGGGTTTGGAAAAACGGAGTCATAGTCGCCGATAAGGTAGAAGCAAAATGTGCTTCCAAATACGAAGCAGGTTATAAGGGAGAAGGAGAAGATAAAGAATATTAA
- a CDS encoding polysaccharide deacetylase family protein, translating to MKTALSISLLLLICCSSFETSTYTQQTGHTNGPIGYYEGDPLPPKTAFLTFDDGPSDWTSDVLDVLKKENVKATFFVCGAWLPKANRIGNSFRKYKTVLIRMKEEGHTIGNHTLGHQNFASMSPKRIESQLDENQKLYQNELGEYSGKLIWIRPPFGSPYIRTKNELIKKRVSSALQGKGLVFMWTKEFDSTDSKEWVKGEWYEKGPRIDIDNEKFRKKMDRIYNSLVSKTEGQGIVILFHDTHPTTKEVLPFVIEKLKAEGYTFATAEDYTRWRWGKTSEELSEEDSD from the coding sequence ATGAAGACCGCCTTATCCATATCTCTACTACTTCTAATTTGTTGTTCTAGTTTCGAAACCTCTACATATACCCAGCAGACAGGCCATACAAACGGCCCGATCGGATACTATGAAGGAGATCCGCTTCCACCTAAAACCGCCTTCTTAACATTTGACGACGGACCTTCCGACTGGACTTCCGATGTATTGGACGTACTTAAAAAGGAAAATGTAAAAGCCACATTTTTTGTATGCGGTGCTTGGTTGCCTAAGGCTAACAGAATAGGAAATAGTTTCCGAAAATACAAAACAGTCTTAATCCGAATGAAAGAAGAAGGTCATACGATCGGAAATCACACACTCGGCCACCAAAACTTCGCTAGTATGTCTCCGAAAAGAATAGAAAGCCAATTGGACGAAAATCAAAAATTATACCAGAATGAATTGGGAGAATATTCTGGAAAACTAATATGGATCCGTCCTCCTTTCGGCTCTCCTTATATCAGGACTAAAAATGAATTGATAAAGAAAAGAGTTAGTTCTGCGCTCCAAGGAAAAGGTCTCGTATTCATGTGGACCAAAGAATTTGATTCCACAGATTCTAAAGAATGGGTCAAAGGAGAATGGTATGAGAAAGGGCCAAGGATAGATATTGATAACGAGAAGTTTAGAAAGAAAATGGATCGGATCTATAACTCCTTGGTATCCAAAACGGAAGGACAAGGAATAGTGATCTTATTTCATGATACACATCCTACGACCAAGGAAGTTTTACCTTTCGTCATTGAAAAATTAAAAGCGGAAGGATATACTTTCGCCACAGCGGAAGATTATACCAGATGGCGTTGGGGGAAAACCAGCGAAGAGCTAAGTGAAGAAGACTCAGATTGA
- a CDS encoding DUF1761 family protein: MTESIIAPIVSGIAGFICAFLFSGPLYFGLSKFLNLPTQEEKKNLGIRIFLNFCVFLATAFSLSLILQYMSLQNKAHGQSIAFILWFGFIFTSSSIDVIWKGKHLKLWIFESISSLITIQVLMFVLLLFYK, from the coding sequence ATGACTGAAAGTATTATAGCCCCTATTGTTTCAGGAATCGCCGGATTTATTTGCGCATTTCTTTTTAGCGGCCCTCTTTATTTCGGCCTTTCAAAATTTCTGAATTTACCTACGCAAGAAGAGAAAAAAAACCTTGGGATCCGGATCTTTCTGAACTTCTGCGTTTTCCTGGCGACCGCTTTTTCTCTTTCCTTAATTCTACAATATATGAGCTTACAAAATAAAGCTCATGGCCAATCCATTGCTTTTATTTTATGGTTCGGATTTATATTCACATCCAGCTCGATTGATGTGATCTGGAAAGGCAAACATCTCAAATTATGGATTTTTGAATCTATATCTTCTCTAATTACAATCCAAGTTTTAATGTTTGTTCTATTACTATTTTATAAATGA
- a CDS encoding TetR/AcrR family transcriptional regulator: protein MGLREVKKAKTRKLISDIARDLFIEKGYDTVTIVEIAEKAEVAVTTLFNYFPTKESLIFDLEDEIDSDILTAIRDRKKGQSILDALHQYFFSSKLFNPPDKKTFSGFGKLIRSSPELTSYLRGLWARYENTLAKEIQNDSGSNKIEAECVSKLILEGVSFACNSPSPKEALNLTFKVLKNGWNK from the coding sequence ATGGGATTACGTGAAGTAAAGAAGGCCAAAACTCGAAAGCTCATCTCGGATATTGCTCGGGATCTCTTTATTGAAAAAGGATACGATACTGTTACAATCGTTGAAATAGCCGAAAAAGCAGAAGTCGCCGTTACTACACTTTTCAATTATTTTCCAACTAAAGAGTCTCTCATTTTTGACCTTGAGGATGAAATCGATTCCGATATTTTAACGGCGATCCGTGATCGAAAGAAAGGGCAATCCATTCTAGATGCTCTTCATCAGTATTTTTTCTCGAGCAAACTATTTAATCCCCCCGATAAAAAGACATTCTCTGGATTTGGAAAGCTTATCAGATCTTCGCCTGAACTTACTTCTTATTTGCGCGGGCTATGGGCGCGTTACGAAAATACCTTGGCTAAAGAAATTCAGAATGATTCCGGTTCGAATAAAATCGAAGCGGAATGTGTCTCGAAATTGATCTTAGAAGGAGTAAGTTTCGCGTGTAACTCGCCTTCCCCCAAGGAAGCCTTAAATCTCACGTTTAAAGTTTTGAAGAACGGGTGGAATAAATGA
- a CDS encoding FAD-dependent monooxygenase, which yields MKEATYDVIISGAGPVGLFLACELALAKCRVLILEKTDNPYSPLKQLPFGIRGLSAPTIEALYRRGLLSELEIHKRLKNPHTTAVQQGPRRQVGHFAGIPFHEGDIDISQWKHRLPSSTETNLITEMEEIETVLTRRAEVLGVEIKRGLALTSLHQTEDGVTVQSDEQSFHSLWLVGCDGARSIVRKAGGFEFAGTEPEFTGYSTKVDIVDPEKLKPGRNLTKEGMYLQSQPGFIVIQDFDGGAFHNSEKPITLEHVQEVLRRISDAEVTISALHFATTWTDRARQATSYRNGRILLAGDAAHIHSPLGGQGLNLGLGDAMNLGWKLAATIHGKAPNGLLDSYHTERYPIGAQVLDWSRAQVMIMKPNPESRALNSIIRDLMDTQDTATYMAGRVWGIFTHYDLGGTNPLVGYSVPNFEFEDGRKIGEFMIDGQGILLDFDTNPSLKTLANEYGNRIKYVSGRAKEQLGLRSALIRPDGIIAWASEGEPDLQSARQEASLWFTQLIS from the coding sequence ATGAAAGAAGCAACTTATGATGTTATCATTTCAGGTGCGGGCCCGGTCGGACTTTTCCTTGCCTGTGAATTGGCTCTGGCTAAATGCCGAGTTCTAATATTAGAAAAAACAGATAATCCTTACTCACCGTTAAAACAACTTCCTTTCGGAATACGAGGCCTCTCTGCTCCTACAATCGAAGCTCTTTATCGCCGTGGATTGTTAAGTGAACTGGAGATTCATAAACGTCTAAAAAATCCGCACACAACTGCAGTGCAACAAGGCCCACGTCGCCAGGTCGGACATTTTGCGGGTATTCCATTTCATGAAGGTGATATTGACATTTCGCAGTGGAAACATCGTTTACCAAGTTCCACCGAAACCAACTTGATAACCGAAATGGAAGAGATCGAAACTGTTCTGACTCGTCGCGCAGAAGTTTTGGGTGTAGAAATTAAGCGCGGGCTTGCGTTGACCTCCCTTCATCAAACTGAAGATGGAGTCACTGTTCAATCGGATGAACAATCTTTTCATAGCCTATGGTTAGTTGGTTGTGATGGAGCTCGTAGTATTGTCCGTAAGGCAGGAGGTTTTGAATTCGCAGGTACTGAACCAGAATTTACTGGCTATTCTACAAAGGTTGATATCGTTGATCCGGAGAAACTTAAACCAGGGCGTAACCTGACAAAAGAAGGTATGTATTTACAATCTCAGCCTGGCTTCATCGTGATTCAGGATTTTGATGGAGGGGCATTTCATAATTCGGAAAAGCCGATTACTTTGGAACATGTGCAAGAAGTTCTTCGTCGTATCTCGGATGCGGAGGTTACAATCAGTGCTCTTCATTTTGCAACTACTTGGACGGATCGAGCAAGACAAGCAACGAGTTATCGAAATGGAAGGATACTTTTGGCCGGAGATGCAGCGCATATTCATTCTCCATTGGGAGGCCAGGGACTGAATCTCGGATTGGGTGATGCAATGAACTTGGGTTGGAAACTTGCCGCAACTATCCATGGCAAAGCTCCAAACGGTTTGTTGGACAGTTACCATACGGAGAGATATCCGATTGGTGCCCAGGTTTTGGATTGGTCGCGTGCTCAGGTAATGATCATGAAACCAAACCCAGAATCTCGCGCATTGAACTCGATTATTCGCGATTTAATGGATACTCAAGATACTGCCACCTACATGGCAGGAAGGGTATGGGGTATTTTCACACATTATGATCTAGGCGGAACAAATCCTTTAGTCGGTTATAGTGTTCCGAATTTTGAGTTTGAAGATGGTAGAAAAATTGGTGAGTTTATGATAGATGGCCAAGGGATACTTCTTGATTTTGATACGAATCCTTCCCTTAAAACTTTGGCAAATGAGTACGGAAATCGAATAAAATACGTTTCTGGCCGGGCGAAAGAACAATTAGGCTTGAGAAGTGCATTGATTAGGCCTGATGGAATTATTGCTTGGGCTTCCGAGGGTGAACCTGATTTACAATCTGCCAGACAAGAGGCTTCTCTATGGTTTACTCAATTAATTTCCTGA
- a CDS encoding tautomerase family protein, protein MPYINLKVAGPLTKEQKQQISKEFSETLAKVAARPPESTYIVIDEVSRENWAVGGKLLE, encoded by the coding sequence ATGCCTTATATCAATCTAAAAGTCGCAGGGCCTCTCACTAAAGAGCAAAAACAGCAGATATCGAAAGAATTCTCCGAAACACTTGCAAAAGTAGCAGCAAGACCTCCTGAATCCACGTATATCGTGATCGACGAAGTCTCCAGAGAAAATTGGGCTGTAGGCGGAAAGCTCCTAGAATAA
- a CDS encoding CaiB/BaiF CoA transferase family protein, translating into MNKGPLSGVKVVDLSLLLPGPLCSMYLGDMGAEIVKIENPRAMDATRVMFKKENGAPSLYLMLNRNKKAITLNLKREKSKEILFKLLEDADILLEGFRPDGLSKMGLGYEDLKEKFPRLIYCGIYGYGDSGAYKDFAGHDLNYLSLSGVLDQTGKNPQAPGFQLADIGGGTLTALSSILAALYYREKTGRGQKIAISMMEASLQFISLYGGIYSATGKNPEGGNELLSGKLPNYSTYKTKEGRWVALGALEEMFFKTFLRQSGLDIHLEKVPIAETHFAEWKKILTEYFSSKTLTDLEPIFQNPDSCLTPVKTLDEVSKDPVMREKGMILDRTHKQYGDYIQFGSPFPFSESKVTYRTDPPDHGEHNQEILKSLGYTETEIEELKKDKVI; encoded by the coding sequence ATGAACAAAGGTCCACTTTCGGGAGTTAAGGTAGTAGATTTAAGTCTATTGCTACCGGGCCCTTTATGCTCTATGTATTTGGGTGATATGGGTGCCGAGATCGTCAAAATAGAAAATCCGAGAGCAATGGATGCAACGAGGGTAATGTTCAAAAAAGAAAACGGTGCACCTTCCTTATATTTAATGTTGAATAGAAATAAAAAAGCGATCACGCTCAATCTTAAGAGAGAAAAATCCAAAGAGATCCTATTCAAACTATTAGAAGATGCTGATATATTGCTGGAAGGATTTCGTCCTGATGGGCTTTCCAAAATGGGACTCGGTTACGAGGACCTAAAAGAAAAATTTCCAAGGTTGATCTATTGTGGGATCTACGGTTACGGAGATTCCGGGGCTTACAAAGATTTTGCAGGACATGATTTGAATTATCTTTCTCTTTCCGGCGTATTGGACCAGACGGGAAAAAATCCGCAGGCTCCGGGTTTTCAATTGGCAGATATAGGCGGGGGAACGTTAACCGCTCTATCATCCATATTGGCAGCATTATACTATAGAGAAAAAACAGGTCGAGGACAAAAGATCGCAATCTCCATGATGGAAGCCTCTCTCCAGTTTATTTCCTTGTATGGAGGGATCTATTCTGCAACAGGGAAAAATCCTGAGGGCGGAAACGAATTATTATCCGGTAAACTTCCTAACTATTCCACTTATAAAACCAAAGAGGGGAGGTGGGTGGCATTAGGTGCTCTCGAGGAAATGTTTTTTAAAACGTTCTTAAGGCAATCCGGGCTGGATATACATCTGGAAAAAGTTCCAATTGCTGAGACACATTTTGCAGAATGGAAAAAGATCCTGACTGAATACTTCTCCTCTAAGACCCTGACAGACTTAGAGCCTATATTCCAAAATCCTGATTCTTGCCTTACTCCTGTAAAAACCCTAGATGAGGTTTCCAAAGATCCGGTAATGAGGGAGAAGGGAATGATTTTGGATCGCACTCACAAACAATACGGAGATTATATTCAATTTGGTTCTCCTTTTCCATTTTCGGAAAGTAAGGTGACTTATCGTACAGACCCTCCTGATCATGGAGAACATAACCAAGAAATCTTAAAGTCTTTGGGTTATACCGAAACCGAAATAGAAGAATTAAAAAAAGATAAAGTAATTTAA
- a CDS encoding alpha/beta fold hydrolase: protein MDRKTFNFRGIKLSYIDSGNKSLDPILIAHANGFSAGCYSFFIKKLSETHRVLALDFCGHGESEANMDWKDWFFFRDQILTLIETEGLKNVVGIGHSLGGASLLLSSYQRPDLFRKIFAMDPVILNIVYLLLALAFDTPLAKGAIKRRREFKDLTLVKKAFRKTPTFLNWSDEVFEDYLNSCFKKEGEKWALCCPPELEAKIFNSVSFISLLQYRGIKTETHITIPRKYEVCSPSAAKRIIAGNPNSSLELWDDISHFFPFERPEKTLERIIQKL from the coding sequence ATGGATAGAAAAACATTTAACTTCCGTGGAATCAAACTTTCTTATATAGATTCCGGTAACAAATCCTTGGATCCGATATTAATCGCTCATGCTAATGGATTTTCCGCAGGTTGTTATTCCTTCTTCATCAAAAAACTTTCTGAAACTCATAGAGTCCTTGCTTTGGATTTTTGTGGTCACGGTGAATCAGAAGCGAATATGGATTGGAAAGACTGGTTTTTCTTTCGTGACCAAATTTTAACTCTGATCGAAACGGAAGGTTTGAAGAATGTTGTGGGAATAGGGCATTCTCTAGGAGGAGCAAGTCTTCTTCTTTCTTCTTATCAAAGACCTGATCTGTTTCGAAAAATTTTCGCGATGGATCCTGTGATCTTAAATATTGTGTATCTTCTTCTTGCATTGGCATTCGATACTCCCCTAGCAAAAGGTGCGATAAAAAGAAGAAGAGAATTTAAAGACCTAACTCTCGTCAAAAAAGCATTCAGAAAAACTCCTACATTTTTGAATTGGTCTGATGAAGTTTTCGAAGATTATTTGAATTCTTGTTTTAAAAAAGAAGGAGAAAAATGGGCCTTATGTTGTCCTCCTGAATTAGAAGCCAAAATTTTCAACTCAGTCAGTTTTATAAGCCTATTACAATATCGAGGGATCAAGACAGAAACTCATATCACCATCCCTAGAAAATACGAAGTATGCTCTCCTTCTGCTGCCAAAAGGATTATAGCTGGAAATCCGAACTCGAGCTTAGAGTTATGGGATGATATTTCCCATTTTTTTCCGTTTGAACGTCCTGAAAAAACCCTGGAAAGAATCATTCAAAAATTATAA
- a CDS encoding SMR family transporter → MKLTVIIIFVVALFFNAFANILIKASSLGDKTSTASGIEGLIKSFLHPVFFAGLVSFGIALLGYRWVLGNGLKLSLAYPLFTSAGFIIVLVASAIFFKEELNWTQWTGIGLILAGVWLTSAEMFV, encoded by the coding sequence ATGAAATTAACGGTGATAATCATTTTCGTAGTCGCATTATTCTTCAATGCCTTCGCAAACATTTTGATCAAGGCAAGTTCTTTAGGAGATAAAACAAGTACGGCTTCCGGAATAGAAGGATTGATCAAATCATTTCTACACCCTGTGTTCTTTGCGGGACTTGTTTCTTTTGGGATCGCGTTATTAGGTTATAGATGGGTATTAGGCAACGGATTAAAATTATCCTTAGCTTATCCTCTATTCACATCTGCAGGATTTATCATAGTGCTCGTAGCTTCCGCGATATTTTTTAAGGAAGAACTGAACTGGACCCAATGGACTGGCATAGGTTTGATACTCGCCGGCGTATGGCTGACCTCTGCGGAAATGTTTGTCTAA
- a CDS encoding MBL fold metallo-hydrolase — protein MKIQRIIFSFISIGILSACAVTSNRSSLVNKGIPVAIQDINSSDKGPINLKKIVAADWVAERGGLINLKDPKAVAASLQSGQEPIQIYFYVLDHPKFGRYVIDTGLGDIFRKDKKEWPVSGIVASQMNLGELKIHITIKEWLQKEPNKVEGIFLTHLHLDHILGTQDFPLGTSVYTGQNEPGDSRFLHLFVQGSTDTLLGRETNLSELNFSGKESAPIRFLDFFGDQSFYIISVPGHTEGSIAFLIKSTSGAQLITGDTCHTSWGWLNNVTPGDFTKDLERNKQSLNLLQAIAAKFPKIQIHPGHQSISSPAK, from the coding sequence ATGAAAATCCAACGAATTATTTTTTCATTTATCTCTATCGGGATCCTAAGCGCTTGTGCGGTTACTTCCAACCGCTCCAGTTTGGTGAATAAAGGAATTCCAGTGGCTATCCAAGATATAAATTCTTCTGACAAAGGGCCTATCAATCTTAAAAAAATTGTCGCTGCGGATTGGGTAGCAGAACGCGGGGGATTAATCAATTTAAAGGATCCAAAGGCAGTTGCCGCGAGTTTACAATCCGGGCAGGAGCCGATCCAAATTTATTTTTATGTATTAGATCATCCTAAGTTCGGCAGATATGTAATAGATACCGGACTTGGCGATATATTTCGCAAAGATAAAAAAGAATGGCCCGTTTCAGGCATAGTTGCTTCTCAAATGAATCTAGGTGAGTTAAAAATTCATATTACGATTAAGGAATGGTTACAAAAAGAACCCAATAAGGTAGAAGGTATCTTTCTTACTCATTTACATCTAGATCATATTTTGGGGACTCAAGATTTTCCACTTGGAACTTCGGTGTATACCGGACAGAACGAACCGGGAGATTCTCGTTTTCTGCACCTTTTTGTGCAAGGAAGTACGGATACGTTACTCGGACGTGAGACTAATCTTTCCGAATTAAACTTTTCCGGAAAAGAAAGTGCTCCAATTAGATTTTTAGATTTTTTCGGCGATCAATCTTTTTATATAATTTCCGTTCCTGGACATACAGAGGGTAGTATTGCATTTTTAATAAAATCCACGAGCGGGGCCCAACTAATTACAGGGGATACTTGTCATACTAGCTGGGGTTGGCTTAATAACGTGACTCCAGGAGATTTTACTAAGGATTTGGAAAGGAACAAACAAAGTCTAAATTTGTTGCAGGCTATAGCGGCTAAGTTTCCGAAAATTCAGATTCATCCGGGACACCAAAGTATTTCTAGTCCTGCTAAATAG